In uncultured Fibrobacter sp., the genomic window AGCATCGGAAATCTCGATTACCGCAACGAAGAAATCCGAAAGCACATCGCCTTCTTGGAGCAGGATCCGGAACTTCGCCGCGACTTGACCGTTAAAGAAACGCTCTTGGACGGCGCACGAGTCGGAATGTCCAAGCTCGATTTCAAGCGCAACGCGAACGGGCGACTGGAAAAGTTCTCTGAGCTTTTCGGGCTGAGCGCGCGTCTCGACAACCCCATTCGCACGCTCAGCGGCGGCGAATGCCGCCGAGTCGCCCTGGCCAAGGAACTCATGGGAAATCCGGGCCTGATTGTTCTCGACGAGCCGCTTTCTGGCCTCGACCCTTACAACTCCAAGATTCTATGCACGCACCTCAAGCAGCTCGCCTTCCTCGGGCATACGATTATCCTGACCACGCACAGCTACGAAGCGCTGGAAATCGCCGACAAGGTTCTCGTACTGCACCAGGGCAAGCAAGCCTTCTACGGAAGCCCGAAAGAAGCTTACCGCTACTTCGATAGCGAAGACCCCGAAACAATTCTCACGAACTTGAATGACGACACCGCATCTAACTGGCAAACCATTTTGCAGAACCGCGTCGGCGCCGTGAGAAGCACCTCGGCTCTCGAAGCCTTGGTCCCCAGCTTTTTCCCAAAGACTAACCTGTCACCCGTTTTCTTATACAAGATTTCGATTACCGCAAAGCAGTGGTTCAGGGACAAAGGCAAGTTCCTCACACTCCTTTTGCAACCGCTCATTATCGGCTTTCTATTTTCACAAATATTCTCGGACGTAACTTCGCTCTGGATTGTCGCATTTGCAATCATTCTTTCGGCGAACTGGCTTTCGCTTTCACTCTCGATCCGAGAAATCGTACAAGAAAAAGAAATCTTGCAGGCGGAATTCCGTAAGGGAGTCCCGATTCTCCCGACCATTTTCGCCAAGGCGATTCTCCCCACAACGGTCGCCTTTATCCAGACCCTTATCGTATTTGCCTTTGTCGGATTCCGCACGCATATCTGGCCAACTCCCCCGCATCTTTTGGCCGTAATATTGTTGATGGTTCTCCCGCCTGTTGCCGTAGGCCTTGCCGTAAGTTCGCTATCTAAAAACGCCGGACAGGCAAACGCCATGCTTCCGCTTTTGATTATTCCGCAGGTCGCCTTGGCCGGAGCCCTGGTCCCCTTGGACCAAATGCAAGCCATCGGGCGCATTCTTTCGACCATTATCTGGTCCCGTTACAACCAGGCAAGCCTTTTGAACCTGCTCCTAGAGCGCAAAGACCCTATCGAAAACACAATTCTTGCCCTCGGCATCACATTATGTTTTTATATTGTGGTTGCAATAAAACTAAACTGTTCTAAGAAAGCAAAATGATCGCCCCGCAAAAGTCTGAAGCATTTCCGCGCCCTTTTAATGAAAACTATGATCTCATTGGCACCCTTGGTAAAGGGGGCATGGGAAACGTTTACAAAGCCATCGACAAACGCCTTGGCCGCGTAGTTGCATTCAAGATTTTGGACGCCTCTTCCGATGAAGAAGCAATCAAGCGTTTCTACATGGAAGCGCAGGCAATGAAGGAACTCGACCATCAGAATATCGTCCATGTATTCGACTTTGGTCAAGAAAAGAACCAGCTCTTTATTGCCATGACTTATGTGGAAGGCACGAACCTCGCTGAGATCTTGCACAACAAGGAACAGCTTTCGTTCGAAGCCATCGAAGTCATTATCCGCCAGATTGCCCGCGGTCTCCTTTCTGCTCACAACAAGGGAATTGTCCACCGCGACGTTAAGCCCTCGAACATCATGCTTACCCGCGACAACCGCGTGTTCATCATGGACTTCGGCATTTCTTACATTCAGGAAATGGAGAAGGACAGGCTTACCCGTACGGGCATGACCATGGGTACGCCCGAATACATGAGCCCTGAACAATGCCACGGCGACAACGTGACCATTCAGTCTGACATTTACAGCATGGGCGTGATTCTTTACGAAATGACCTGCGGACGACTCCCGTTCGAAGGTAACCGCCCGGTAGAAATTGCCCTGAAGCACGTTCAAGAACAGCCGCCTGCACCGGAACTTTTCCGCAAGGACATGCCCCCTGGACTTTCGCAGCTCATTTTAAAGTGCCTTAAGAAAAAGCTGAACGAACGCTTCC contains:
- a CDS encoding serine/threonine-protein kinase — translated: MIAPQKSEAFPRPFNENYDLIGTLGKGGMGNVYKAIDKRLGRVVAFKILDASSDEEAIKRFYMEAQAMKELDHQNIVHVFDFGQEKNQLFIAMTYVEGTNLAEILHNKEQLSFEAIEVIIRQIARGLLSAHNKGIVHRDVKPSNIMLTRDNRVFIMDFGISYIQEMEKDRLTRTGMTMGTPEYMSPEQCHGDNVTIQSDIYSMGVILYEMTCGRLPFEGNRPVEIALKHVQEQPPAPELFRKDMPPGLSQLILKCLKKKLNERFHDMQEFLDACDQVFPTEKTAPQRPTMGHTPLRRRTASIAEMANIITPRARMLQKKLTALAIFIFPLIIMLLILLMLTHKPESTLRELEWSEALGNYETKALEIDESNGYPLKNLNDNDFKTAWLYTMPQKPQNPVLTLYFDGNAIVTHFGIAIGYQKSVDDAFGDRFRIFKKPKTITLETKDGFKQKIKLENIRGMQYPNIQAMETSELKVYLDDVYEGENEDFAISEIRLLGMELP
- a CDS encoding ABC transporter permease; amino-acid sequence: SIGNLDYRNEEIRKHIAFLEQDPELRRDLTVKETLLDGARVGMSKLDFKRNANGRLEKFSELFGLSARLDNPIRTLSGGECRRVALAKELMGNPGLIVLDEPLSGLDPYNSKILCTHLKQLAFLGHTIILTTHSYEALEIADKVLVLHQGKQAFYGSPKEAYRYFDSEDPETILTNLNDDTASNWQTILQNRVGAVRSTSALEALVPSFFPKTNLSPVFLYKISITAKQWFRDKGKFLTLLLQPLIIGFLFSQIFSDVTSLWIVAFAIILSANWLSLSLSIREIVQEKEILQAEFRKGVPILPTIFAKAILPTTVAFIQTLIVFAFVGFRTHIWPTPPHLLAVILLMVLPPVAVGLAVSSLSKNAGQANAMLPLLIIPQVALAGALVPLDQMQAIGRILSTIIWSRYNQASLLNLLLERKDPIENTILALGITLCFYIVVAIKLNCSKKAK